In the Candidatus Hydrogenedentota bacterium genome, one interval contains:
- a CDS encoding glycosyltransferase family 4 protein, with translation MNPPPLHVLHLFSNGKWTGPAELVLNLCRALREEGLSLDFACSPRTGSGFNKVQEEARKYGIEPLTFLHLPKHRHPLRNWQDIRSLRQHLQAKHYDLIHCHLDNDTLIALKATASMPHLPVIRSSYEGVGFSHTRRHKKLVLRSNAIIEASERARHADQVQFSAAPEKFYVVDSAIDLQRFNPERALPDMRAQLGLDDGAFVLGIVARIQTHRHYDDLFKAFASFVAEVPEAVLLVIGRGTKQQELAFEPVRSLGLQEHVHFSGYLNQDNYVGALKAMDVGLFLTPGTDGTCRAVREKMAMGKAMICSDRGMLPEIVADHETGLVTDGSPEALLHAMRVLYEDTARRRAYSNAASTAAKSRFSMNAYASSVISIYKEVLDRNTKTVKDR, from the coding sequence ATGAACCCTCCTCCACTCCATGTGCTGCATCTCTTTAGTAATGGCAAATGGACAGGCCCCGCAGAACTGGTACTCAATTTATGCCGCGCCCTGAGAGAGGAAGGGCTCTCCTTGGATTTTGCCTGCTCACCACGAACGGGATCCGGATTCAATAAGGTACAAGAAGAGGCGCGCAAATACGGTATTGAACCGCTGACTTTTTTGCATCTGCCTAAACATCGGCACCCGCTGCGGAACTGGCAAGATATACGGAGTCTGCGGCAGCATCTCCAAGCAAAACATTACGACCTAATCCATTGTCATCTTGACAATGACACGCTAATCGCATTGAAAGCGACGGCATCAATGCCGCACCTTCCCGTAATACGCTCCAGTTATGAAGGTGTCGGTTTTTCACACACACGACGACACAAAAAGCTTGTGCTTCGAAGCAATGCAATTATCGAAGCATCGGAACGGGCACGACACGCCGATCAAGTACAATTTTCTGCTGCGCCTGAAAAATTCTATGTCGTAGATTCTGCTATCGATCTCCAACGCTTTAATCCTGAACGCGCCCTTCCCGATATGCGCGCCCAATTAGGGCTGGACGACGGCGCATTTGTTTTGGGCATTGTAGCCCGAATCCAAACACATCGTCACTATGATGATTTATTTAAAGCCTTCGCCTCTTTTGTTGCAGAGGTACCGGAAGCGGTGCTCCTCGTCATCGGTCGCGGTACGAAGCAACAGGAACTCGCCTTTGAGCCTGTCCGATCCTTGGGCTTGCAGGAGCATGTACACTTTAGCGGATACTTGAATCAAGATAATTATGTAGGCGCCTTGAAAGCCATGGATGTCGGATTGTTTTTGACGCCGGGAACGGATGGCACCTGCCGCGCAGTCCGCGAAAAAATGGCCATGGGCAAAGCCATGATCTGTTCCGATCGCGGCATGCTCCCGGAAATCGTAGCGGATCATGAAACGGGATTGGTCACGGACGGCAGTCCTGAAGCACTGCTTCATGCCATGCGCGTACTCTATGAAGATACGGCGCGCCGCCGAGCTTATAGTAATGCTGCTTCCACTGCAGCGAAGTCACGCTTTAGTATGAACGCCTATGCTTCCTCTGTGATTTCAATCTACAAAGAAGTCCTTGATCGAAACACCAAAACCGTAAAGGATCGATAA
- a CDS encoding tRNA-dihydrouridine synthase, whose translation MLFGNIDIKDPLCLAPMEDVTDLPFRKLCKSYGADVLYTEFVNCEAVIRNVPSELNKFKLNEDEHPIGIQLYGSNPDSLERAAAQAQTLGNPDFIDMNCGCWVRKIAGRGDGAGLLRDLDRLSAAVAAVQRGSSVPVTVKTRLGWDENSLVILEVAPMLAQMGIQSLTIHCRTRVQGYSGTADWSWIPKIKEAAPHLPLIANGDICTPQDVETCFNLGADGVMIGRAAMQKPWVFRTMRHYLDHGILLPEPSLDERKEMCISHLKTHVEFRGARRGIYSFRRYYGGYFKGTAYIGKLRRELMTLMMLDEIIEKIQGFSEE comes from the coding sequence ATGTTATTCGGAAACATTGATATCAAAGATCCCCTTTGCTTAGCTCCCATGGAAGACGTTACTGACCTTCCTTTCCGCAAGCTATGCAAAAGCTATGGCGCCGATGTGTTATACACGGAATTTGTCAATTGCGAGGCTGTCATCCGAAATGTCCCCTCAGAGCTGAACAAGTTTAAACTCAACGAAGATGAACACCCTATTGGCATCCAGCTTTACGGAAGCAATCCAGACTCTTTGGAGCGCGCCGCGGCACAAGCACAAACTTTGGGCAACCCCGATTTTATCGATATGAATTGTGGGTGTTGGGTACGAAAAATTGCCGGGCGCGGCGATGGTGCGGGCTTGCTGCGCGATTTGGATCGGCTCAGCGCAGCCGTTGCCGCGGTGCAACGAGGCAGCTCCGTTCCTGTTACAGTGAAAACACGGCTAGGGTGGGATGAGAATAGTCTCGTCATTCTCGAAGTGGCGCCCATGCTTGCACAAATGGGTATTCAGTCCCTCACCATACACTGCAGAACCCGCGTGCAAGGCTATTCCGGCACAGCAGATTGGAGTTGGATTCCAAAGATCAAAGAAGCTGCCCCCCACTTACCACTCATTGCCAATGGAGATATTTGTACGCCTCAGGATGTAGAAACGTGTTTTAATCTGGGAGCAGACGGGGTCATGATCGGCCGTGCCGCCATGCAAAAGCCTTGGGTATTCCGCACCATGCGGCATTACTTGGATCATGGAATCCTATTACCGGAACCCTCCCTCGATGAGCGCAAAGAAATGTGCATCAGTCATTTGAAAACACATGTTGAATTCCGCGGCGCACGGCGCGGCATTTATTCTTTTCGCCGCTACTATGGCGGCTACTTTAAAGGGACGGCTTACATTGGGAAACTCCGTCGTGAGTTAATGACCTTGATGATGCTTGACGAAATTATAGAAAAAATTCAAGGCTTTTCCGAAGAGTAG
- a CDS encoding STAS domain-containing protein, with translation MIGIEHFEKNGVTVLRLNGEIEGTVNQLLRDAISACVRNNQYHLVLNLSAVTFVSSEGIGTIVEYLGHFRMNKGDIKLVGLNLQSRRLLDLMGLSRVFAICKFESVAMKEYSKVAA, from the coding sequence ATGATAGGTATTGAGCACTTTGAAAAAAATGGCGTAACCGTGTTGCGGCTGAATGGAGAAATCGAGGGGACTGTCAACCAGTTGCTCCGTGATGCCATATCCGCATGTGTCCGAAACAACCAGTATCATTTAGTACTCAATCTTAGTGCTGTTACCTTTGTGAGTTCGGAAGGTATTGGCACCATTGTGGAATACTTAGGTCATTTTCGTATGAACAAGGGCGACATCAAATTAGTTGGTCTTAATTTACAAAGCCGACGCCTTTTAGATTTGATGGGACTCTCCCGTGTATTTGCTATCTGCAAATTTGAATCGGTGGCAATGAAAGAATATTCGAAGGTGGCCGCTTAA
- the rsmH gene encoding 16S rRNA (cytosine(1402)-N(4))-methyltransferase RsmH yields the protein MDPSPQLHVPVMVEEALHALRIRRDGVYVEATAGAGGHAERIAALLSGGRLIALDRDPAAVDLSRERLANYPWATVIKANYSELPSVLEKLEIQSVDGILLDAGISSMQIDASERGFSLDLDGPLDMRMDPTEEDHAASRLARWDSDEIERILREYGDVRPAGRIARAIVSRCKANQMYRTSHLAAAVREALDFVRTEPEEIRTVFQAVRIAVNDELTHLKKGLEQAAAHLQPGGRLVVISFHSGEDRVVKHCFQAFSRVTTRLHPDGRVAETIQPKYCVITKKPLQPSREETAANSRSKSAKMRVLECIQ from the coding sequence ATGGATCCGTCCCCCCAATTACATGTTCCCGTAATGGTGGAAGAAGCGCTGCATGCACTTCGAATACGCCGCGATGGGGTGTACGTGGAGGCCACAGCCGGAGCGGGCGGTCATGCAGAACGCATCGCGGCGCTTTTGTCCGGCGGGCGGCTTATCGCCTTAGATCGTGATCCTGCCGCGGTCGACCTCTCTCGGGAACGTCTCGCCAATTATCCATGGGCCACGGTAATCAAAGCCAATTACAGCGAGTTGCCGTCCGTGTTGGAAAAACTCGAGATTCAATCAGTGGACGGTATTCTCTTAGATGCAGGCATTTCCAGTATGCAAATCGACGCGTCAGAACGAGGCTTCTCCCTTGATCTGGACGGTCCGTTGGATATGCGCATGGATCCCACGGAAGAAGATCATGCCGCCAGTCGTTTGGCGCGCTGGGACAGCGACGAAATCGAACGAATTTTAAGAGAATACGGCGATGTCCGGCCCGCGGGACGAATAGCACGCGCCATTGTATCCCGCTGTAAAGCCAATCAAATGTACCGAACATCGCACTTGGCGGCGGCCGTACGGGAAGCGCTGGACTTTGTCAGGACTGAGCCGGAAGAAATCAGAACCGTCTTTCAAGCAGTCCGCATAGCCGTCAATGATGAATTGACCCACTTGAAAAAAGGGCTGGAGCAGGCGGCGGCGCATTTACAACCCGGTGGCCGGCTAGTCGTCATCTCTTTTCATAGCGGTGAAGATCGTGTTGTCAAACATTGCTTCCAAGCCTTCAGTCGGGTCACCACCCGCCTCCACCCTGACGGTCGAGTAGCCGAAACGATCCAACCGAAATACTGTGTTATCACTAAAAAACCGTTACAGCCCAGCAGAGAAGAAACCGCTGCCAATTCGCGCAGTAAGAGCGCGAAGATGCGGGTTCTTGAATGTATTCAATAG
- a CDS encoding transpeptidase family protein — protein MKGRTHSYNTENDHLSCRQSERHLKALRLLFGLFACLFLFMLARHTQLVFFPGKELSSEAQYHIGVQYLEQPRGEIFDRNGIVLATNLPLPSLWVNPHHVSNPEELANYLSVYLDIPEDEILPRLARQSSTGKRRDTFPIKRWIRNIKTEELEEIISKFGKALYIKQESIRSYPHNDVASHLLGFVNLDGKASEGVELAYDDYLRGQQGKYEGRKDSSRKILPSSIFSYKEPEGGDMLQLTIDCTIQNMLEEELDNRMEDVGAKAAMGMLMDPQTGAIYALASRPAFNPNDYATTPAEFRKNKALIDVFEPGSAFKIVVASAALELGIVTPETLINCENGAFNPYGHRIRDFHPNGVIPFSRAFEESSNIAMIKLGAQVGPERFESWIRLFGFGAKTSTDFKFESVGLFRSRDKWSRLSMGSLPMGQEIAVTIPQLVQAFSVIANGGYLVQPYFVEKTENRFGETTYQYEMPPAKRILSPQTADTMRQLCYQVVLNGTGKTAAIPEYHVGGKTGTAQMARLNGKGYDPDRYTAVFAGFAPVDNPRIAAVIVVQEPSIRQRWGGHVCGPIFQKVVREALIRLQVPMDEKVDPKSGEKSPASTIMARETRTAEDQLLRRDTMPEVFEDIGVADADTASPRPSPDELDLDKDLALLITPLDKLALMPGQQIDENSNHALPDLSGMSKSEARHCLQRMGIILDAQGAGWVESQSIPPGTVLEKGATCTVFFADKIPRSTSNDTG, from the coding sequence ATGAAAGGCCGCACACATTCTTATAACACGGAAAACGATCACCTTTCTTGTAGACAATCTGAACGCCACCTAAAGGCGCTGCGATTACTCTTCGGTTTATTTGCCTGCCTTTTTCTATTCATGCTTGCACGGCATACCCAACTCGTGTTTTTCCCGGGAAAAGAACTCTCCTCTGAGGCGCAGTACCACATTGGCGTCCAATATCTTGAGCAGCCCCGGGGCGAAATATTCGATCGAAATGGAATCGTATTAGCAACAAATCTTCCACTCCCTTCTCTTTGGGTAAATCCACATCATGTCAGCAATCCTGAAGAATTGGCCAATTATCTCAGTGTCTACTTAGATATACCTGAAGATGAAATCCTTCCGCGTCTCGCACGCCAATCTTCCACAGGAAAACGGCGCGATACCTTTCCTATAAAACGATGGATAAGAAACATTAAAACGGAAGAGCTGGAAGAAATAATCAGTAAGTTTGGAAAAGCGCTTTACATAAAGCAAGAGTCTATCCGTTCTTATCCTCACAACGATGTAGCCTCCCATTTACTTGGTTTTGTAAATTTAGATGGAAAAGCTTCCGAAGGAGTGGAGCTTGCCTATGATGACTATCTCCGCGGCCAACAAGGCAAATACGAAGGTCGAAAAGATAGTTCCCGCAAGATACTGCCTTCTAGCATTTTTTCTTATAAAGAACCCGAAGGCGGCGATATGCTGCAACTGACCATCGATTGTACTATTCAAAATATGTTGGAAGAAGAATTGGACAATCGCATGGAAGATGTCGGAGCAAAAGCAGCCATGGGCATGTTAATGGATCCGCAGACGGGCGCTATCTATGCCCTTGCCAGCCGCCCCGCGTTCAATCCGAATGACTATGCGACGACTCCTGCCGAATTTCGTAAAAACAAAGCTTTGATCGATGTATTTGAGCCGGGTTCTGCCTTCAAGATTGTTGTGGCATCGGCAGCCCTTGAGTTGGGCATTGTCACGCCTGAAACCTTAATCAATTGCGAGAATGGCGCGTTCAATCCCTACGGTCACAGAATCCGAGACTTCCATCCCAATGGTGTTATTCCCTTCTCAAGAGCCTTTGAAGAATCCAGTAACATTGCCATGATTAAACTGGGTGCTCAAGTAGGTCCGGAGCGCTTCGAATCTTGGATTCGGCTTTTTGGTTTTGGCGCCAAGACAAGTACAGACTTTAAGTTTGAAAGCGTCGGATTATTCCGAAGCCGAGATAAATGGTCGCGCTTGAGCATGGGCTCCTTGCCTATGGGTCAAGAAATCGCCGTTACCATACCGCAATTGGTTCAGGCATTTTCGGTCATTGCAAATGGCGGTTATCTTGTGCAACCCTATTTTGTTGAGAAAACAGAGAACCGTTTCGGCGAAACCACCTATCAATATGAAATGCCGCCGGCAAAGCGGATTTTATCGCCCCAGACGGCGGATACCATGCGCCAACTCTGTTATCAAGTGGTATTGAATGGAACAGGAAAGACCGCCGCCATTCCAGAATATCATGTTGGCGGCAAGACAGGAACGGCGCAAATGGCACGCCTGAATGGCAAAGGCTATGATCCCGACCGATACACGGCTGTGTTTGCCGGTTTCGCGCCTGTCGATAATCCACGTATTGCCGCCGTAATCGTCGTTCAAGAACCTTCCATTCGTCAGCGCTGGGGCGGACACGTGTGCGGTCCCATCTTTCAAAAGGTAGTCCGTGAAGCGCTCATTCGTTTGCAAGTGCCGATGGATGAAAAAGTCGATCCTAAATCGGGCGAAAAAAGTCCCGCATCAACCATCATGGCACGAGAAACACGGACTGCAGAAGATCAGCTGCTCCGACGCGATACCATGCCGGAAGTGTTTGAGGACATCGGTGTTGCCGACGCCGACACAGCAAGCCCCCGACCAAGTCCTGATGAACTGGATTTGGATAAAGATTTGGCGCTTCTCATAACACCATTAGATAAACTCGCTCTCATGCCGGGGCAACAGATTGATGAGAATTCCAATCATGCATTGCCTGATCTGAGCGGCATGAGCAAATCCGAGGCGCGGCATTGTCTGCAGCGCATGGGGATAATCCTCGACGCGCAAGGCGCGGGATGGGTAGAATCACAGTCGATTCCACCGGGTACGGTTTTGGAAAAGGGTGCTACCTGTACCGTATTTTTTGCTGACAAAATCCCTCGGAGTACAAGCAATGACACAGGATGA
- a CDS encoding UDP-N-acetylmuramoyl-L-alanyl-D-glutamate--2,6-diaminopimelate ligase: protein MTQDDIIAILGLPHPLPCFSFDSVTEDSRRVKKNSLFIALQGEQQDGHDFAAAAAAAGATAILGNRPAITALNALPYIYYESPRRAAGLLAHGLYGNPSEQQCVIGVTGTNGKTTVSFLTQHILKTAGRACANFGTLGYDLGKTQEDAPHTTPFGESLAALFAEALNQGSDHVVMEVSSHALAQERVAGISFNVAAFTNLTQDHLDFHKDMESYLQAKRMLFESVNKTLQKGKGSSPCFGVINVDDPHAADFEASLPDHCRSYGAQGMIKAEERLLSDMGATFKVVTPWGDHVIHSRMLGTHNVLNALCAIGITTGLGLSLDEIASGIETFPGVPGRFEAVDAGQPFQIIVDYAHTDDGLRNALSAARAICKGRLIVVFGCGGDRDKGKRPKMGSVAAELADYVVLTSDNPRTEDPYRILLDVEMGLQRKGKSKHDHYAVIESRREAIAFAVHMAQPADLILIAGKGHETYQIIGTERRHFDDREEARRAVLEHVT, encoded by the coding sequence ATGACACAGGATGATATAATCGCAATTCTGGGTCTCCCCCATCCGCTTCCTTGCTTTTCTTTCGACTCTGTAACGGAAGATTCTCGACGTGTTAAAAAAAATTCTCTTTTTATCGCACTGCAAGGAGAACAACAAGACGGTCATGATTTTGCAGCTGCCGCAGCGGCGGCGGGTGCAACAGCAATTTTGGGTAATCGCCCGGCAATAACAGCACTAAATGCTTTGCCTTACATTTATTATGAATCACCCCGTCGCGCAGCGGGATTGCTTGCCCATGGACTGTACGGCAATCCAAGCGAACAACAATGCGTAATCGGCGTTACCGGCACCAACGGCAAAACGACTGTATCTTTTTTGACACAACATATTTTGAAGACTGCCGGACGGGCTTGCGCGAATTTTGGAACGCTGGGCTATGATCTGGGAAAAACACAAGAAGACGCGCCCCATACCACGCCCTTTGGTGAGTCCTTGGCGGCACTTTTCGCCGAGGCGCTCAACCAAGGAAGTGACCATGTAGTCATGGAAGTGAGTTCCCATGCCTTGGCGCAGGAACGTGTCGCCGGCATTTCTTTCAATGTGGCAGCATTCACGAACCTGACCCAAGATCATTTAGATTTTCACAAAGATATGGAATCCTATCTGCAAGCGAAACGTATGTTATTCGAAAGCGTGAATAAGACGTTACAAAAAGGAAAGGGGTCGTCGCCTTGCTTCGGTGTGATCAATGTCGATGATCCCCACGCTGCTGATTTTGAAGCATCCCTTCCTGATCACTGCCGAAGCTATGGCGCCCAAGGGATGATAAAAGCGGAAGAGCGCCTTCTTTCTGACATGGGCGCAACCTTTAAGGTCGTAACGCCTTGGGGCGACCACGTCATACATTCCCGCATGCTGGGAACCCACAACGTTCTTAACGCACTGTGCGCTATTGGCATCACCACCGGACTCGGTCTGTCTTTGGACGAGATCGCTTCCGGCATTGAAACATTTCCCGGTGTGCCCGGCCGCTTTGAGGCGGTTGATGCAGGACAGCCCTTTCAAATCATCGTGGATTACGCCCATACGGATGATGGTCTCCGCAATGCACTCTCTGCAGCCCGCGCGATTTGTAAAGGACGCCTTATCGTGGTTTTCGGCTGCGGCGGCGACCGAGACAAAGGCAAACGCCCTAAAATGGGGAGTGTTGCGGCAGAGTTAGCGGATTATGTCGTATTGACTTCCGATAATCCCCGCACTGAAGATCCTTACCGTATTTTATTGGATGTAGAAATGGGACTCCAGCGCAAAGGGAAAAGTAAACACGATCATTATGCGGTTATTGAATCAAGGCGCGAAGCCATTGCTTTTGCTGTACATATGGCGCAGCCGGCTGACCTGATTTTAATTGCGGGCAAAGGTCATGAAACCTATCAAATCATCGGCACAGAACGCCGTCATTTTGATGACCGCGAAGAGGCACGGCGCGCTGTTTTGGAGCATGTAACATGA
- the murF gene encoding UDP-N-acetylmuramoyl-tripeptide--D-alanyl-D-alanine ligase — translation MSLSYTLEKAATMMGLSVAPTDNARAVTGVSTDTRSLAPGDLFFALQGDNFDGNTFIAEAFARGASAAVTTIQQTGGPCLVHPEPLQLLQRFAKEHRRQSPATVIAITGSCGKTTTKDFAAALLASQYAVTKTQGNLNNEIGCPLSLLHISSSTQYALIEMGANHRGEIAFLCDMAQPNESAITMIAPAHLEGFGSLDAVAQTKGEIVDALGDQGCFYVNVDDPHCVAMAARHKGDKILLGSHGDVVLESLQFDESGEMLLTIHPIGTIRLPLVVKAHSTGVLFAVAMGLRHGISEFEGPLREACKNTARFKVLSFHDRVILDDSYNANPASMTAALQTLSDYPGNKKIAVLGSMFELGDRSKDLHEEVGRSAGRLQIDRLFALGPDAAHLVSGARAEGLTHATAYESHDAIAEALRASFLPGDVLLLKGSRGMAMETIIGLLDTLLTSSL, via the coding sequence ATGAGCCTTTCATATACACTGGAAAAGGCAGCAACTATGATGGGGCTATCCGTAGCGCCTACGGATAACGCTCGCGCCGTTACCGGTGTATCCACAGATACGCGAAGCTTGGCGCCGGGCGATCTTTTCTTCGCACTCCAAGGCGATAATTTCGACGGCAACACCTTTATAGCTGAAGCTTTTGCCCGTGGCGCCTCGGCGGCAGTTACCACCATCCAACAGACGGGCGGCCCTTGCCTTGTTCATCCTGAACCTTTGCAGCTTCTTCAACGCTTTGCAAAAGAGCACAGGCGACAAAGTCCCGCCACAGTTATTGCAATCACCGGCTCCTGCGGCAAGACAACGACGAAAGATTTCGCAGCAGCATTGCTCGCCTCTCAATATGCGGTGACAAAAACACAAGGAAATTTAAACAACGAAATCGGCTGTCCCCTCTCGTTGCTGCACATCTCCTCAAGCACCCAATATGCCCTCATAGAAATGGGTGCAAATCATCGCGGTGAAATTGCTTTTTTATGTGATATGGCACAGCCCAACGAATCCGCTATTACCATGATCGCGCCTGCCCATCTGGAAGGCTTTGGAAGTCTGGACGCTGTCGCCCAAACGAAAGGTGAGATCGTTGATGCGCTCGGTGACCAAGGCTGCTTCTACGTAAATGTTGATGATCCGCACTGTGTCGCTATGGCGGCGCGTCATAAGGGAGACAAAATCCTTCTTGGAAGTCATGGTGATGTGGTTCTTGAATCGCTGCAATTCGATGAATCCGGCGAAATGCTCCTCACCATCCATCCTATAGGAACAATTCGACTTCCCCTTGTTGTTAAAGCCCATAGCACCGGCGTATTATTTGCGGTAGCAATGGGACTTAGGCACGGCATCAGCGAATTTGAAGGGCCCTTACGTGAAGCCTGTAAAAATACAGCGCGCTTTAAAGTGCTGTCTTTTCATGATCGCGTCATCTTGGATGACAGTTATAATGCCAATCCGGCAAGCATGACAGCGGCATTGCAAACCTTATCGGATTATCCAGGCAACAAGAAGATCGCCGTTCTCGGCAGCATGTTTGAATTGGGTGATAGATCGAAAGACTTACACGAAGAAGTTGGGCGAAGTGCCGGCCGCCTGCAAATAGATCGCCTTTTTGCCCTGGGCCCCGATGCAGCACACTTGGTCTCCGGCGCCCGTGCTGAAGGCTTGACCCATGCAACAGCCTATGAAAGCCATGATGCAATTGCTGAAGCGCTGCGTGCATCCTTTTTGCCCGGAGATGTACTCTTATTAAAAGGGTCACGAGGCATGGCAATGGAAACCATCATAGGACTCCTAGACACTCTTTTAACTTCATCATTGTAA
- the mraY gene encoding phospho-N-acetylmuramoyl-pentapeptide-transferase, which yields MAWFLAELLSDHFRLINILSYHTVRAGGAAFTAFFLCVLLGPKVIARLRQQKIGQYIRQDHVENLHQIHKGKAGTPTMGGILILASMLISLFIWGRFSNRMLWIALLVVLFMGAVGFVDDYIKIKRKHNTGLSARAKFTGQILTGLLLGIYLVNSPITVGASFIYPRDIEDWDALEGGLIEASQDETRSARAKLWNLFPEGTRALLLAEQQQEDITEENRSTVLMGLNSVLRDKSLYEAALWPEAAFNPELTDLLQRGIQSLNERETVRLNRLLVESIFPDAIAASMTNLHTSLGIPGLKEVFFPLGIFYIFFVILVIVSITNAVNLTDGLDGLAGGISIVSILAFSGVAYIVSRADWSHYLFLTYVPEASELFVFGGALLGAGMGFLWFNCHPAEIFMGDTGSLALGGAIGALALLTKQELLLPLVSGMFVLEALSVVIQVISFKLTGKRVFRMAPLHHHFELCGWVETKVTMRFWIVALLFALLSLGTLKLR from the coding sequence ATGGCGTGGTTTTTGGCGGAACTGCTTTCAGATCATTTTCGACTGATTAATATATTGAGTTATCACACCGTTCGTGCCGGCGGCGCAGCATTTACTGCCTTTTTCTTGTGTGTTTTATTGGGACCGAAAGTAATCGCTCGGTTGCGCCAACAAAAAATTGGCCAATATATCCGTCAAGATCATGTCGAAAATCTCCATCAAATCCACAAAGGCAAGGCAGGTACGCCGACGATGGGCGGCATTTTAATTTTGGCGTCAATGCTTATTTCTCTTTTTATTTGGGGACGCTTTTCCAACCGGATGCTCTGGATTGCGCTGTTAGTAGTCTTGTTCATGGGAGCTGTCGGCTTTGTCGATGATTACATCAAGATAAAACGCAAACACAACACGGGTTTAAGTGCCCGCGCTAAGTTCACCGGTCAGATTCTTACGGGCTTATTGCTGGGCATTTATCTGGTCAACAGTCCTATCACCGTGGGCGCGTCTTTCATCTATCCCAGAGACATTGAAGACTGGGACGCTTTAGAAGGAGGTCTGATTGAAGCATCTCAGGACGAGACCCGTTCTGCCCGGGCAAAATTGTGGAATCTTTTTCCTGAGGGGACCCGAGCACTCTTGTTGGCAGAACAACAACAAGAGGACATTACTGAAGAGAATCGAAGCACTGTTTTAATGGGTTTAAACAGTGTGCTCCGCGACAAATCGCTCTATGAGGCCGCCCTTTGGCCCGAAGCAGCGTTCAATCCTGAATTAACCGATCTGCTGCAGCGGGGAATCCAGTCCCTGAATGAACGCGAAACAGTTCGTTTGAATCGGCTTTTGGTCGAATCGATTTTTCCCGATGCCATTGCAGCAAGTATGACAAATCTGCACACGAGTCTCGGCATCCCCGGACTCAAAGAAGTCTTCTTCCCCTTGGGCATCTTTTATATTTTCTTTGTGATCCTCGTCATTGTAAGTATCACCAACGCCGTTAATTTGACGGACGGATTGGATGGCCTTGCCGGAGGCATCTCAATCGTTTCTATCTTAGCCTTTTCAGGGGTCGCCTATATTGTGAGCCGTGCGGATTGGTCTCATTATCTCTTTTTGACCTATGTACCGGAAGCCAGCGAACTATTTGTTTTCGGCGGCGCATTGCTTGGCGCAGGCATGGGCTTTTTATGGTTTAATTGCCATCCTGCAGAAATATTTATGGGTGATACCGGTTCTCTTGCATTGGGCGGCGCCATCGGTGCTCTTGCGCTCCTGACCAAGCAAGAATTACTGCTTCCTTTGGTTTCGGGCATGTTCGTACTTGAAGCGCTCAGTGTCGTGATTCAGGTCATTTCTTTTAAACTCACGGGCAAGCGTGTTTTTCGCATGGCACCCTTGCATCATCATTTTGAGCTGTGCGGCTGGGTCGAGACTAAAGTCACGATGCGTTTTTGGATTGTAGCTTTACTTTT